One window of Mauremys reevesii isolate NIE-2019 linkage group 4, ASM1616193v1, whole genome shotgun sequence genomic DNA carries:
- the LOC120403958 gene encoding golgin subfamily A member 3-like, which translates to MGTAASADLIRITERWGEKFPSDALSRLLRWGRRGGLSVQSSNKTVWERLGCELWKSVAQGDKEVFSLSPVWLTAQRRLEEFEDERRQLQKMADFAVTLERELEQVKLILHQRDLQFESLQQEHLVLMKQLTLTQESLHTKEQSLNDLQTQYDELVARLEEFQGDVISKDDTIQYLQNEKIVLEVALQAAKASKEELDEGANFLGESTEAVSEILAQLSQVENLQQESASLKKQTQKVKEQFLQQKVMVEAYQRDASSQDQLISELKSTKKRLDLEVKELKRELLKLQSEKQSIDVECSRLQKEVSQVHQQIVELESHLQSVQKERDAQIADGGNNQASHERIQALEIELQAVSHSKMMSEKELQDVISLTSQELQESRGFRRKIKRLEEINKKLALELEHERGKLTGLGQSNIALREHSNIPETLLAEREADLVQLNLRVQAVLNIQALQTALEREKSKVNNLQKQVAAATVDAAHNRRHYRAAVLELSEIKKELQAKELLVQTLQAEADKLHAIIECAHASFKALLLRQKGGICSERADALDKTPAARLLQALYVLNWLHLGKNSQVPPAIKYVSGMTGEEQGAAPRPSVKWFDYQQQIWKGPVDLLTWGRGYVCVATDAGPRWMPARWVRPCLRPPE; encoded by the coding sequence CTTTCCGTTCAATCAAgtaataaaactgtttgggagcggttGGGCTGTGAACTCTGGAaatcggtggctcagggcgataaggaggttttctccctgagtccagtatggctcACCGCGCAGAGACGATTGGAGGAGTTTGAGGATGAGAGAAGACAACTTCAGAAAATGGCTGATTTTGCAGTAACACTGGAGCGAGAACTGGAACAGGTTAAATTGATTCTGCATCAGCGAGATCTACAGTTTGAATCTTTACAGCAAGAGCATCTAGTGCTCATGAAGCAGCTCACCTTAACCCAAGAATCATTGCACACCAAAGAGCAGTCCCTAAATGACCTACAGACTCAATATGATGAGCTGGTGGCCAGGTTAGAGGAATTCCAGGGTGATGTTATTTCTAAGGATGACACGATCCAATATTTGCAGAATGAGAAGATTGTCCTAGAggtagctctgcaggcagcaaaaGCAAGCAAAGAAGAACTTGATGAAGGCGCAAACTTCTTAGGTGAAAGTACTGAGGCAGTATCAGAAATCTTGGCACAATTGAGCCAGGTGGAAAATCTGCAACAGGAAAGTGCCAGCCTGAAGAAACAGACCCAAAAAGTAAAGGAGCAGTTCTTACAGCAAAAGGTAATGGTGGAAGCTTATCAAAGAGATGCAAGTTCACAGGACCAGCTGATTAGTGAATTAAAATCTACAAAGAAGCGGCTGGATTTggaagtgaaagaattaaaaCGGGAGTTACTGAAACTTCAAAGTGAAAAGCAGTCCATTGATGTTGAATGCTCAAGACTTCAGAAGGAAGTATCCCAGGTTCACCAGCAGATAGTGGAGTTAGAAAGCCACCTCCAGTCAGTGCAAAAAGAACGGGATGCACAAATCGCTGATGGAGGAAATAACCAGGCTTCTCATGAACGGATTCAAGCTTTGGAGATAGAGCTGCAGGCTGTTAGCCACAGTAAGATGATGTCGGAGAAAGAGCTGCAAGACGTAATTTCACTCACCAGCCAGGAGCTTCAAGAATCTAGAGGTTTCAGGAGAAAGATAAAACGTTTGGAAGAAATAAACAAGAAGTTGGCCCTCGAACTGGAACATGAACGGGGGAAGCTCACTGGTCTTGGTCAGTCTAACATTGCTTTGCGAGAGCACAGCAACATCCCCGAAACATTActagcagagagagaggcagacctGGTGCAGCTGAATCTCCGGGTTCAAGCAGTCCTAAATATTCAAGCTTTACAGACTGCCTTAGAAAGAGAAAAGTCAAAAGTGAATAACCTTCAAAAGCAGGTTGCGGCAGCCACAGTAGATGCAGCACATAACCGTCGTCATTATAGAGCTGCTGTTCTTGAGCTGAGTGAAATTAAGAAGGAGCTACAAGCCAAAGAACTGCTTGTCCAAACCCTTCAGGCTGAAGCAGACAAACTACACGCTATTATTGAATGTGCTCATGCCTCTTTTAAGGCGCTCCTTTTAAGACAAAAAGGGGGGATTTGCAGTGAGCGGGCAGACGCCTTGGATAAGACGCCTGCCGCTCGGTTGCTGCAAGCTCTTTACGTGCTTAATTGGTTACATCTTGGTAAAAACAGCCAGGTGCCCCCTGCGATTAAATATGTCAGCGGGAtgactggggaagagcagggtgcGGCCCCCCGACCCTCGGTCAAATGgtttgattatcagcagcaaaTATGGAAAGGACCAGTTGACTTGCTAACGTGGGGCAGGGGTTATGTGTGTGTTGCCACTGATGCGGGTCCCAGGTGGATGCCAGCGAGGTGGGTCCGGCCTTGTTTGCGTCCTCCAGAGTGA